The following are encoded in a window of Ruficoccus amylovorans genomic DNA:
- a CDS encoding FliI/YscN family ATPase, with protein MIPSPTVLNFDRLRHRLRQAETVAHAGAVSEVRGLIIEAHGPQASLGGLCHLLSDTGEEPVLAEVVGFRENRMLLMPLGELRSIGPGCKVVPAPHAEAVPVGKSVLGRVIDGMGRALDAGPPLDYDYSLPLRRPPPDPLSRRPIERVFATGVRALDCFTPVGVGQRLGLFAGSGVGKSTLLGMLMQSGAADVNVVALIGERGREVREFIEHCLTPEARARSVIVVSTSDQPAMVRLRAAYLATGIAEWFRDRGSNVLFLMDSVTRFAMAQREIGLSVGEAPATRGYPPSVFSLLPRLLERTGNAAEGTITAFYTVLVDGDDMNEPIADAVRGILDGHVVLSRAIASANRYPAVDVLESVSRLTTRVCSEKELTLMARARNLLSLYRSHEDLINIGAYVAGSNPRVDEAIAKREALEEFLRQAVHEKGDRMEAFKKMAEVLA; from the coding sequence ATGATTCCTTCCCCGACAGTTTTGAACTTTGACCGTCTGCGGCATCGGCTGCGCCAAGCCGAGACGGTCGCCCATGCGGGCGCGGTCAGCGAGGTGCGCGGGCTTATCATCGAGGCGCACGGTCCGCAGGCTTCGCTGGGCGGACTTTGCCACCTCCTCAGTGACACAGGAGAGGAGCCGGTGTTGGCCGAGGTCGTCGGTTTCCGCGAAAATCGCATGCTCCTCATGCCGCTGGGCGAGTTGCGGTCCATCGGGCCGGGCTGCAAGGTCGTGCCGGCTCCGCATGCTGAAGCTGTGCCCGTGGGCAAGAGTGTGCTCGGGCGCGTCATCGACGGCATGGGCCGCGCTCTCGACGCAGGGCCTCCGCTTGATTACGACTACAGCCTGCCCCTGCGCCGGCCCCCGCCGGATCCGCTTTCGCGCCGACCGATCGAGCGTGTGTTCGCAACGGGTGTGCGGGCGCTGGACTGCTTTACACCCGTCGGTGTGGGCCAGCGGCTGGGACTTTTTGCCGGCAGCGGCGTTGGTAAATCCACCCTTTTGGGCATGCTGATGCAGAGCGGCGCGGCCGACGTGAATGTCGTCGCGCTGATCGGCGAACGCGGACGCGAGGTGCGGGAGTTTATCGAGCACTGTCTCACGCCCGAGGCTCGGGCGCGTTCCGTTATTGTGGTCTCGACGTCGGATCAGCCCGCGATGGTGCGGCTGCGTGCCGCCTACCTGGCCACCGGCATTGCCGAGTGGTTCCGGGACCGCGGCTCGAACGTGCTTTTCCTGATGGACTCGGTCACGCGCTTCGCCATGGCTCAGCGCGAGATTGGCCTGTCGGTGGGCGAGGCTCCGGCCACCCGCGGCTATCCACCGTCGGTCTTCTCTTTGTTGCCACGATTATTAGAGCGCACCGGCAATGCGGCCGAGGGCACCATCACCGCTTTTTACACCGTACTGGTGGATGGCGACGATATGAACGAACCCATTGCCGACGCCGTCCGCGGGATTCTCGACGGCCATGTGGTGCTCTCCCGTGCGATTGCCAGCGCCAACCGTTATCCGGCGGTCGATGTGCTCGAAAGCGTGAGCCGCCTGACCACCCGGGTCTGCTCGGAAAAGGAGCTAACGCTTATGGCCCGGGCTCGTAATCTTTTGTCTCTGTACCGCAGCCACGAGGACCTGATCAACATCGGGGCCTATGTGGCGGGCAGCAACCCCCGCGTCGATGAAGCCATCGCCAAACGCGAGGCGCTGGAGGAGTTCCTCCGGCAAGCCGTCCATGAAAAAGGCGACCGTATGGAAGCCTTCAAGAAGATGGCGGAGGTGTTGGCATGA
- the flgB gene encoding flagellar basal body rod protein FlgB — protein sequence MIESLFSGSNYQTAKAMLDVTEFRHRIMAGNLANVDTPGFQRRDVDSDFLAKLKTQIRTGNRSESLIPESIPVSAERGLAPTRPDGNTVSLDRELMLIRENALEYAAMGQFVSGSLQRLKTAISGKI from the coding sequence ATGATCGAGTCCTTGTTTAGCGGAAGTAATTACCAGACGGCCAAGGCGATGCTGGATGTCACAGAGTTTCGGCACCGGATCATGGCCGGAAACCTTGCCAATGTCGATACGCCGGGATTCCAGCGCCGGGATGTTGACAGCGACTTTCTGGCCAAGCTGAAGACGCAGATCCGCACCGGTAATAGGTCTGAGTCCCTGATCCCGGAATCCATCCCCGTCAGCGCGGAACGTGGGCTGGCGCCCACACGGCCCGACGGTAACACCGTTAGCCTTGACCGTGAACTGATGCTGATTCGTGAGAATGCGCTGGAATACGCCGCGATGGGGCAATTCGTCAGTGGCTCCCTGCAGCGCCTGAAGACCGCTATCTCCGGAAAAATTTAA
- the fliG gene encoding flagellar motor switch protein FliG, with translation MDRDSYDSIPKIKRLAIFLLMIEPETAAMLLRDFDEQELEAISREMVALDLVHEDLQQAVSDEFASLLVEGITSVRGGYEAALRTLEQAKGPYLARNLVGKMEPARDSQDIIQEITEMEARQIANLIKAEQPQTIAFLLGAMDVHKAAEILQLLSVSVRGEVVRRMGSLEPTPEAILNKVVKNLSRHLDSRGQQPITHFGGAARVAKVLNLVDKTTSKNVLAELEESDPKLGALVRQKMFSFNDLVNVNVVDMQRILREIDSQTLVLAMKPASATLKEKIFSALSKRAGDSLREELDFLGAVRLKEVEAAQDVVIQAVRRLEEEGEINLGVGEATTYV, from the coding sequence ATGGATCGTGACAGTTACGACTCAATCCCGAAGATCAAGCGGCTGGCCATCTTTTTACTGATGATCGAGCCGGAGACGGCGGCGATGCTCCTACGGGATTTCGACGAGCAGGAACTCGAAGCGATCAGTCGTGAAATGGTGGCGCTGGACCTGGTCCACGAGGATCTTCAACAGGCCGTTTCGGATGAGTTCGCCTCACTGCTGGTGGAGGGCATCACTTCTGTGCGTGGTGGCTACGAGGCCGCCTTGCGCACGCTGGAGCAGGCCAAAGGTCCGTACCTGGCCCGTAACCTGGTCGGCAAGATGGAGCCCGCCCGCGACTCCCAGGACATTATCCAGGAGATCACAGAGATGGAGGCCCGCCAGATCGCGAACCTGATCAAGGCCGAGCAGCCGCAGACGATCGCTTTCCTGCTCGGGGCGATGGATGTCCATAAGGCCGCCGAGATTCTGCAACTGCTGAGTGTGTCGGTCCGGGGGGAGGTCGTTCGCCGGATGGGTTCCCTGGAACCCACGCCCGAGGCCATCCTCAACAAGGTCGTCAAGAACCTCTCACGCCACCTCGACTCCCGCGGACAGCAGCCGATCACGCATTTCGGCGGGGCCGCGCGCGTGGCCAAGGTGCTGAACCTGGTGGACAAGACCACCAGCAAGAACGTACTGGCGGAACTGGAGGAAAGCGATCCCAAGCTCGGCGCCCTCGTCCGTCAGAAGATGTTCTCCTTTAACGACCTGGTTAACGTCAACGTTGTGGACATGCAGCGCATCCTGCGCGAGATCGATTCGCAGACGTTGGTACTCGCCATGAAACCGGCTTCGGCGACGCTGAAGGAAAAGATTTTCTCCGCCCTCTCGAAACGTGCCGGCGACTCGCTGCGCGAGGAGCTGGATTTCCTCGGAGCAGTTCGCCTGAAGGAAGTCGAGGCCGCGCAGGATGTGGTTATCCAGGCCGTACGCCGGCTGGAGGAAGAGGGAGAGATCAACCTCGGAGTTGGGGAGGCCACTACCTATGTCTAG
- a CDS encoding MotE family protein encodes MSIAGSAGLLWLRREAWMPPVPVPGTTDPTALPKEPLPGMSMAFTEWDFHVSEVEALRKKMEEERAALETERTRLAQEAARIRAEKEDLERIRQDISQLQDDIGKHLVVIEAGEKDNLKKLAQVYAGMKASEAEQIISRLEIPVAVKIIALMPEDVSSRILGVMVTGGEASTQRAAEISDEIRRLKP; translated from the coding sequence ATGAGCATTGCCGGGTCAGCCGGTCTGCTCTGGTTACGTCGCGAGGCCTGGATGCCCCCGGTGCCCGTTCCCGGTACGACAGATCCGACCGCCCTGCCGAAGGAACCGCTGCCGGGTATGTCCATGGCTTTTACCGAATGGGACTTCCATGTCTCCGAGGTCGAGGCACTCCGGAAAAAGATGGAGGAGGAGCGAGCCGCCTTGGAAACTGAGCGAACCCGGCTCGCCCAGGAAGCTGCCCGTATTCGCGCCGAAAAAGAAGACCTTGAACGCATCCGTCAGGACATCAGCCAACTCCAGGACGACATCGGCAAACACCTCGTCGTGATCGAAGCCGGAGAAAAAGACAACCTGAAGAAGCTTGCCCAGGTATATGCCGGCATGAAAGCGAGCGAGGCCGAACAGATTATCAGTCGGCTGGAGATTCCTGTTGCCGTCAAGATCATCGCCCTCATGCCCGAGGATGTCTCCTCACGCATTCTCGGCGTCATGGTGACCGGGGGCGAAGCATCCACCCAACGCGCGGCGGAAATCAGCGACGAAATCCGGAGGCTGAAGCCATGA
- a CDS encoding flagellar hook capping FlgD N-terminal domain-containing protein, translating to MIDATTSSSAAGASSAQAASTGNAFQIEDFFKLLTAQLTAQDPLRPMEDTEFISQMANFSSLSQMEAVSDNLQALRSQQDGLAVQSLIGRDVTALTAGGAYIQGVVDHVEWVDGEPRPFIGDISFSYAELVAVGNAPVQSEA from the coding sequence ATGATCGACGCAACGACCTCCTCCTCAGCCGCCGGGGCTTCCTCCGCCCAGGCCGCTTCGACCGGCAACGCTTTTCAGATCGAAGATTTCTTTAAATTACTCACCGCGCAGCTCACCGCGCAAGACCCGCTCAGGCCGATGGAGGACACCGAATTCATCAGCCAGATGGCGAACTTCAGCAGCCTCTCGCAGATGGAAGCGGTCTCGGACAACCTTCAGGCTCTCCGCAGTCAGCAGGACGGACTCGCCGTCCAGAGTCTGATCGGTCGCGACGTTACCGCCCTGACGGCGGGTGGCGCCTATATCCAGGGCGTCGTGGACCACGTGGAGTGGGTGGACGGCGAGCCGCGCCCGTTCATCGGCGACATTTCATTCTCCTACGCCGAACTCGTCGCGGTGGGAAATGCCCCCGTGCAATCAGAAGCTTAA
- a CDS encoding response regulator: MKKKILSVDDSKAVRALVKKAFSNFEIDIIEAPNGVEGLSAASKEIPNLILLDVTMPVMDGVEMLTRLKGDPALKGIPVIMLTAEGGREKVMSIAKLGIRDYIVKPFKEGVLIDKVSRIIDLSKDSRRKTILDPARVLLVEDKPAIVEAVRQGLAGTPWEIMAAGSAYDAIDRFVDREYDLVIISLSFDGDISFEVFKKMKAHNSKVPIVGLVVKTDTDRQHKALQAGFDSIITKPIDQAELETRACRSMGIDTSPRYYLFENGRMRVVAPDVCTQARVIEMRSFMERKVTEAVDSGHTSVLIDGSQVTEMDVNLIKFLIELMNACERIDMNCQILASERLRKECDGFEESKSWKFVDETILAAAE; the protein is encoded by the coding sequence ATGAAAAAGAAGATTCTTTCAGTCGATGACTCCAAGGCCGTCCGGGCTCTGGTCAAGAAGGCCTTCAGCAACTTTGAAATCGACATTATCGAGGCTCCCAACGGAGTGGAGGGTCTTTCGGCGGCCAGCAAGGAGATTCCAAATCTGATCCTGCTGGATGTGACCATGCCCGTTATGGACGGGGTGGAAATGCTCACCCGCCTCAAGGGCGACCCCGCCCTGAAGGGCATCCCCGTCATCATGCTGACGGCCGAAGGCGGACGCGAGAAGGTCATGAGCATCGCCAAGCTCGGCATCCGCGACTACATCGTGAAGCCCTTCAAGGAAGGCGTCCTCATCGATAAGGTCTCCCGCATCATCGACCTGAGCAAGGACAGCCGCCGCAAGACCATTCTCGATCCCGCCCGGGTCTTGCTTGTGGAGGACAAGCCGGCCATCGTGGAGGCGGTTCGCCAGGGGCTGGCCGGGACTCCCTGGGAAATCATGGCCGCCGGCAGCGCCTACGACGCCATCGACCGCTTTGTGGATCGTGAGTACGACCTGGTCATCATCAGCCTCTCTTTCGATGGCGATATCTCCTTCGAAGTTTTCAAAAAGATGAAGGCGCACAACAGCAAGGTTCCCATCGTGGGCCTGGTGGTCAAGACGGACACCGACCGCCAGCACAAGGCGCTCCAGGCAGGCTTCGACTCCATTATCACCAAACCGATCGATCAGGCCGAGCTGGAAACGCGCGCCTGCCGCTCTATGGGTATCGACACCTCGCCGAGGTATTACCTCTTCGAGAACGGACGCATGCGCGTGGTCGCGCCCGATGTCTGTACGCAGGCCCGCGTGATCGAGATGCGGTCCTTTATGGAGCGCAAGGTAACCGAGGCGGTGGACTCCGGCCACACCTCTGTCCTCATTGATGGCTCGCAGGTCACGGAAATGGATGTCAATCTCATCAAGTTCCTCATCGAACTGATGAACGCCTGTGAGCGCATCGACATGAACTGCCAGATCCTGGCCAGCGAGCGCCTGCGCAAGGAGTGCGACGGCTTCGAAGAGTCGAAATCATGGAAATTTGTGGATGAAACGATCCTGGCTGCGGCCGAGTAG
- the flgC gene encoding flagellar basal body rod protein FlgC translates to MNLIPGSSATASALQAHTVRLETIAQNIANADTTRGPDGKPYQRQMVSFESELDAFGQTCVKIAGVESDRSPGTLVSNPGHPHADENGMVQMPNVHPSIEMVDMIAASRAYEANLSVAKTAHQMALKTLEIGRA, encoded by the coding sequence ATGAACCTCATCCCCGGCAGTTCCGCCACCGCCAGCGCCCTCCAGGCGCACACCGTGCGGCTGGAAACGATCGCTCAGAATATCGCCAACGCCGACACAACCCGCGGCCCCGACGGCAAACCCTATCAACGCCAGATGGTTTCATTCGAGTCCGAACTCGACGCCTTTGGCCAGACCTGTGTGAAAATCGCCGGGGTCGAGTCGGACCGGAGCCCGGGCACTCTGGTGAGCAATCCCGGCCACCCTCACGCCGATGAGAACGGCATGGTGCAGATGCCCAACGTGCACCCCTCCATTGAGATGGTCGATATGATCGCTGCCTCGCGGGCTTACGAGGCCAATCTTTCCGTGGCCAAAACTGCCCATCAAATGGCGCTCAAAACCCTGGAGATCGGTCGAGCCTGA
- a CDS encoding chemotaxis protein CheX, with product MIEAPANLSHDIIQDIVVESIQNVFSTMVSIKPDFEACAREPEEADAVSPLAQIEEGVVVGNVGFVGDVTGMVYLIMPDSMAALISHRMLGLPLEDLSEDHEMINDVIGELSNMSAGTIKNQFDSFNYSCRLTIPSIIRGKYFIVEAAKATLRHFYRFRCMDKFICLELLMRTTPEERQKPAS from the coding sequence ATGATAGAAGCCCCTGCCAACCTTAGCCACGACATTATCCAGGATATTGTCGTGGAGAGCATCCAGAATGTGTTTTCGACGATGGTATCGATCAAACCCGATTTCGAGGCGTGTGCCCGCGAGCCCGAAGAGGCTGACGCAGTTTCGCCACTGGCCCAGATCGAGGAGGGCGTTGTCGTCGGCAATGTCGGGTTCGTCGGGGATGTGACCGGGATGGTTTACCTGATCATGCCCGATTCCATGGCCGCCCTCATCTCTCACCGGATGCTCGGCTTGCCCCTGGAAGATCTTTCGGAGGACCACGAAATGATCAACGATGTCATTGGCGAGCTGAGTAACATGTCCGCGGGCACGATTAAAAACCAGTTTGATTCCTTTAACTACTCCTGTCGGTTGACGATCCCCTCGATCATCCGCGGCAAATATTTCATCGTGGAGGCCGCCAAGGCCACCCTTCGCCACTTTTACCGTTTCCGGTGCATGGACAAGTTCATCTGCCTTGAGCTGCTGATGCGTACCACACCGGAAGAGCGTCAAAAACCAGCTTCCTGA
- the fliF gene encoding flagellar basal-body MS-ring/collar protein FliF: protein MTKQNEILNLWRELEQGQKLTLILALVVVLTGAGLLLWWSQRPQMRLLYNSLSEKDAAGIVEYLEGRGTPYEIRSGGHAIYVPADQVYPARMGIASEGLVSGGQVGFELFDNSSFGASDFIQRTNYVRAIQGELARTIMQLSGVRQARVMVVMPDNRMLLRNKDVQTTASVFVEVGGQSLSPSAIQAIQALVASSVEGLSRENVAVVDNHGQMLSRREDESGPLTASARAVEYRRMLEDYFSKKVESMLEAVLGEDRVVVRVSADVDAEAVSRQEESFDPDGTVVRSQTTEEATDESVDPAKSVQAVSMEAGQASTTAPGVSGSSRQETITKQQQYEVGRTVTSITRPAGSIRRLTVSVLVEPRMEAGADGVAAPRARTPEEIDRLRQVVADALGIKLDSPEAGSVTVQEVSFVSEEPPPEPGWLDYFSLSGLLSFGRELSGTILAIVLFLVFLRLLKRMRHEPNPWAEFQRSQDAPNIPEGYQNQTVTPELLNEMIKQKPANASAMLRNWLENQSKTPNGNGS, encoded by the coding sequence ATGACCAAACAAAATGAAATTCTGAATTTATGGCGAGAGCTGGAGCAGGGGCAGAAGCTGACCCTTATTCTGGCCCTGGTGGTCGTCCTGACGGGAGCCGGATTATTACTGTGGTGGTCTCAGCGCCCTCAGATGCGCCTGTTGTATAATTCGCTTTCGGAGAAAGACGCCGCCGGCATTGTCGAGTACCTGGAAGGGCGTGGGACGCCCTATGAGATCCGCTCGGGGGGCCACGCTATCTATGTTCCGGCGGATCAGGTTTACCCGGCGCGGATGGGCATCGCGTCGGAGGGACTGGTCAGCGGTGGTCAGGTTGGGTTCGAGCTTTTCGATAATTCTTCGTTCGGAGCCAGCGACTTTATCCAGCGCACGAACTATGTACGTGCGATTCAGGGCGAGCTGGCGCGGACGATCATGCAGCTCAGCGGCGTCCGCCAGGCCCGGGTCATGGTCGTCATGCCCGACAACCGCATGCTTCTGCGCAATAAGGATGTCCAGACGACGGCTTCGGTCTTTGTCGAGGTGGGGGGGCAGTCGCTCAGTCCGTCGGCTATTCAGGCCATCCAGGCTCTGGTCGCCAGTTCGGTGGAGGGTCTCTCCCGCGAAAACGTGGCCGTCGTGGACAACCACGGTCAGATGCTTTCCCGACGCGAGGACGAGAGCGGGCCGCTCACGGCCTCGGCGCGGGCGGTGGAGTACCGCCGGATGCTGGAGGATTATTTTTCCAAGAAGGTCGAATCCATGCTGGAAGCGGTTCTCGGAGAAGACCGGGTGGTCGTGCGGGTCTCCGCCGACGTGGACGCCGAGGCTGTCTCGCGGCAGGAAGAAAGCTTTGATCCCGATGGGACGGTCGTGCGCTCACAAACCACGGAGGAGGCGACGGACGAGAGCGTTGATCCGGCCAAGAGCGTGCAGGCGGTGTCGATGGAGGCCGGGCAGGCAAGCACGACAGCGCCGGGCGTCTCCGGCAGTTCGCGCCAGGAGACAATTACGAAGCAGCAGCAGTACGAGGTCGGCCGCACCGTGACCAGTATCACCCGCCCGGCGGGCTCGATACGGCGCCTCACGGTGTCCGTTCTGGTTGAGCCCCGGATGGAAGCGGGTGCGGATGGTGTCGCCGCCCCCCGCGCGCGCACCCCAGAGGAGATTGACCGCCTGCGTCAGGTCGTGGCGGACGCCCTCGGCATCAAGCTGGACAGTCCGGAAGCGGGATCGGTCACCGTGCAGGAGGTTTCGTTCGTCTCGGAGGAGCCCCCGCCGGAGCCCGGCTGGCTGGATTACTTCAGCTTATCCGGCCTGCTCTCTTTCGGTCGCGAACTCAGTGGTACCATCCTGGCCATCGTCCTGTTTCTGGTTTTTCTGCGGCTGCTCAAGCGCATGCGCCATGAGCCCAACCCTTGGGCTGAGTTTCAGCGCTCCCAGGACGCCCCGAATATCCCGGAGGGTTACCAGAACCAGACGGTTACGCCCGAACTGCTCAACGAAATGATTAAGCAGAAACCCGCCAACGCCAGCGCCATGCTGCGTAACTGGCTCGAAAATCAAAGCAAGACCCCCAACGGCAATGGATCGTGA
- a CDS encoding chemotaxis protein CheA, which yields MDATDPLDTAQALVESLAAELALMECGSADGLVPAYSLMSELAEAMNDYPQVETPLTALRERISRLLDCNGVTSMDLMVQLTAFVDTIRTVLRFLRADIEVPWSELEWTPPATAAETIPQGPAPAPDAQEADWLGPHLEENRDILEEFFAEAQEHLDQIESALLTLEKAAEDREAISALFRSFHTIKGVAGFLDLFPIQGLAHQVETVLDLLRSDYIAFTPALASLVLESRDRLEGLLAALAEFMASGRRPSSEIPVEDLINRAKAIADETGTDDVSDPADASQMLPFPMPGSLPASAPEESADAVQNVAVESLLKKSSGAAQNVFIRINADKLDSIVDAVGELVIVESQLRESLDRSGIPSAFIERSLGQLGRVTRELQRTGLSLRMVPLRGLFQKMQRLVRDLAVKNGKQVELECIGEDAEMDRNVVEEINDPLVHMIRNAIDHGVEMPEARIKAGKHAGGKICLSARYHGDSIVIELKDDGRGVDTDRVLQKAIERELARPGVQYSEREILDFLFEPGFSTAENITELSGRGVGMDVLRKNITKLRGTIDVSTLRGKGTTVRINLPLTLAIIDGLLLRVEEERYVLPIGSVLLTVKPKAEDIFSIAGQGRLLKHHGTLYPLVDLATYFQIRTARKSLTEGVVILVESDGFKFGLVADELMHKQEIVIKKLVGCFANPDGVSGGAVLGDGSVALVIDPGPLGDRVRDKRTA from the coding sequence ATGGATGCAACCGATCCGCTGGACACCGCTCAGGCATTGGTGGAAAGTCTCGCCGCCGAGCTCGCGTTAATGGAATGCGGTTCCGCTGACGGGCTGGTTCCGGCTTACAGCCTGATGAGCGAACTGGCGGAAGCCATGAACGACTATCCGCAGGTAGAGACCCCCTTGACAGCCCTCAGAGAGCGCATCAGTAGGCTCCTCGACTGCAACGGTGTCACCTCTATGGACTTGATGGTCCAGTTGACCGCCTTCGTTGATACGATCCGCACGGTGTTGCGCTTTTTGAGGGCCGATATCGAAGTGCCCTGGAGCGAACTTGAGTGGACTCCTCCGGCGACTGCGGCGGAGACGATCCCCCAAGGACCGGCTCCCGCTCCTGATGCGCAGGAAGCGGACTGGCTCGGACCGCATCTGGAAGAAAACCGCGACATTCTCGAAGAGTTTTTCGCCGAGGCGCAGGAACACCTCGATCAGATCGAAAGCGCCTTGCTGACGCTGGAAAAAGCGGCCGAAGACCGCGAGGCGATCAGCGCTCTATTCCGCTCCTTTCATACCATCAAGGGCGTGGCGGGGTTTCTGGATTTGTTTCCGATCCAGGGCCTTGCTCATCAGGTTGAGACGGTGCTGGATCTGCTACGCAGCGACTACATTGCCTTTACGCCCGCACTGGCCAGCCTCGTACTGGAGAGCCGGGATCGTCTGGAGGGATTGCTGGCAGCGCTGGCGGAGTTCATGGCCAGTGGGCGGCGTCCGTCGTCGGAGATCCCCGTAGAGGACCTGATCAATCGGGCCAAAGCAATCGCCGACGAGACCGGCACGGACGATGTGAGCGACCCAGCCGACGCGTCGCAGATGTTGCCGTTTCCCATGCCGGGCAGCCTTCCGGCAAGTGCCCCCGAGGAAAGCGCGGACGCTGTCCAGAATGTCGCGGTGGAATCCCTGCTCAAGAAAAGCTCCGGAGCGGCGCAGAATGTCTTTATCCGCATCAATGCGGACAAGCTCGACTCCATCGTGGACGCGGTCGGGGAACTGGTGATCGTCGAGAGCCAGTTGCGCGAATCGCTGGATCGAAGCGGTATCCCCAGTGCCTTTATTGAGCGGAGCCTCGGGCAGCTGGGTCGGGTCACGCGGGAGCTTCAGCGTACGGGTCTCTCCCTCCGCATGGTCCCCCTGCGCGGGCTCTTCCAGAAGATGCAGCGGCTGGTCCGGGATCTGGCGGTCAAGAACGGTAAGCAGGTCGAGCTGGAATGCATCGGGGAGGATGCGGAAATGGACCGCAACGTGGTCGAGGAGATCAACGACCCGCTGGTCCACATGATTCGTAATGCGATCGATCATGGTGTTGAGATGCCCGAGGCGCGGATCAAAGCCGGCAAGCATGCGGGCGGAAAAATTTGCCTCAGCGCACGCTATCATGGTGACTCCATCGTGATCGAACTCAAGGACGACGGTCGCGGAGTCGATACGGATCGTGTTTTGCAGAAGGCAATCGAGCGGGAGCTTGCCCGTCCCGGCGTGCAATATTCGGAGCGCGAGATTCTCGACTTTCTTTTCGAACCCGGTTTCTCCACGGCGGAGAACATCACCGAGCTGTCCGGGCGTGGTGTCGGGATGGATGTCCTGCGCAAGAACATCACCAAGCTGCGCGGAACCATCGATGTCTCCACCCTTCGCGGCAAAGGCACAACCGTCAGGATCAATCTTCCGCTCACGCTGGCGATTATCGATGGGCTGCTCCTGCGCGTCGAAGAGGAACGCTATGTCCTGCCGATCGGCAGCGTCCTGCTCACCGTCAAGCCGAAGGCCGAAGACATCTTTTCGATCGCGGGGCAGGGACGGCTCCTCAAGCACCACGGGACGCTTTACCCGCTTGTCGATCTGGCCACCTATTTTCAGATCAGGACCGCGCGCAAGTCGCTGACCGAAGGCGTCGTGATTCTGGTCGAGTCGGACGGATTCAAGTTCGGCCTCGTGGCCGATGAACTCATGCACAAGCAGGAGATCGTCATCAAAAAACTCGTCGGCTGCTTCGCCAACCCCGATGGTGTATCCGGTGGCGCCGTCCTCGGAGATGGTTCCGTGGCCCTGGTCATCGACCCCGGCCCCCTGGGCGACCGTGTCAGGGACAAGCGGACTGCATAG
- a CDS encoding flagellar hook-basal body complex protein FliE gives MALSPVSFNSQITQSYDPGKLLARLRQQNSGTAAEAGQPFAESLQRTTAAAESARAEPTGESGILTRIGDFVREVDHKDKVSAELRQQVIAGDATSLHQAVIAAQEANVSFSLMVEMRNKVLETYQELMRLQV, from the coding sequence ATGGCTCTGTCCCCCGTATCTTTCAACTCGCAAATCACCCAGAGCTACGACCCGGGAAAGCTCCTGGCCCGGTTGCGCCAGCAGAATAGCGGCACCGCCGCCGAGGCGGGCCAGCCCTTCGCCGAGAGCCTCCAGCGCACGACTGCCGCCGCCGAGTCGGCGCGAGCGGAGCCGACGGGGGAGAGCGGAATACTGACCCGCATCGGTGATTTCGTCCGGGAGGTGGACCACAAGGACAAGGTCAGTGCCGAGCTGCGTCAGCAGGTTATCGCCGGAGACGCCACCAGCCTGCATCAGGCCGTGATCGCCGCCCAGGAGGCCAACGTCAGCTTTTCCCTCATGGTGGAAATGCGCAACAAGGTCCTCGAGACCTATCAGGAACTCATGCGTCTGCAAGTTTAA
- a CDS encoding FliH/SctL family protein, with amino-acid sequence MSRTLDFRLPLRGAWLAAAPQDQSDCPTTNEVSTAEVEAQLRLETAVKQAREEERRQVEAELANEREALNALREGLLARLSEVEADLAGQVEAVLPELIIEGVGRVLKAWQPDADTVRKLVVEILAEHAESHQAARLWISVRDLDLLEAADASLRKSYPNLTLLADAELRSGEFVLESRFGQTDGRFETKVENLRKVLV; translated from the coding sequence ATGTCTAGGACGCTTGATTTCAGGCTTCCGCTGCGCGGTGCCTGGCTGGCTGCGGCACCGCAGGACCAGTCCGATTGCCCGACGACCAACGAGGTCTCAACTGCGGAGGTCGAGGCGCAGCTGCGTCTGGAGACCGCCGTTAAGCAGGCCCGGGAGGAGGAGCGCCGCCAGGTCGAGGCCGAGTTGGCGAACGAGCGCGAGGCGCTGAACGCCCTGCGCGAGGGGCTATTGGCCCGGCTGTCTGAAGTCGAGGCCGACTTGGCCGGCCAGGTCGAAGCGGTTTTGCCTGAGCTGATTATCGAAGGGGTGGGGCGGGTGTTGAAGGCCTGGCAGCCAGACGCCGACACCGTTCGCAAACTCGTGGTTGAGATTCTGGCTGAGCACGCAGAGAGCCACCAGGCTGCCCGGCTGTGGATATCCGTGCGCGATCTCGATCTGCTCGAAGCCGCCGACGCTTCGCTGCGCAAGTCCTATCCGAATCTGACCCTCCTCGCCGACGCCGAACTGCGTTCTGGTGAATTTGTGCTGGAAAGCCGCTTTGGCCAGACCGACGGGCGCTTCGAGACGAAAGTGGAGAACCTGCGCAAAGTCCTTGTATGA